In Aquimarina spinulae, a single window of DNA contains:
- a CDS encoding SDR family NAD(P)-dependent oxidoreductase yields MIDKEILLESTECYLKSLISEFTQISIGDNCISTPFQELGIDSFRILQIIKKLEEEFGTLPKTLLFENFNIGDLSYYFVDKYEEVLREKFKKEKKDSDRAVHSNEESLNSIEKTAKTIDNQSDISTRKTSILILEKETNKHPELLKLVEKLFNQYKNEGSASRGTRNIAPNLFIGAEKKGYFNYSRYKDIILVYSYTGAKDYLSVITEEIYQYCINNNFELNLFTVDQVESIGGVLFTTTPFGVLSRVNIKDFTLQGSKMRRLRYQVSKFERAGKCRTEEYQNGSDKKVDKNITRIIDEWCAPRTMVNPLIHIVKEEILSGNLSAEHRLFLTYLDDALQNVILISKLSSEENGYLMDLEFYPKGMPLGGLEFAIVEIIKILKTEEHSTLSLGGTYGCKLNSSSNADPELDKTLDYLRGQNIFNDEGNLQFKNKFRPEHNTVFLSRPVGSNPDNVTDIIMMIADPMKMQTSDEENHTFTKLYKQTATIEPKTGKQDTSNANGEFNQVKENQQEEKHTVVIEGEERSVMLSDYGYNPLNIPDDQVTFDLKTDSWAQLELPAIQNQLGFLYTQLQQPVDLVESLRSIFPFSYFTLTTAGRTAERAFCKSWPKKGKVLQNLLFPTMIFNQIENGFKPIELPHPEVYKLDSEDQYKGNLNWEALKKQVKEDTESIAFVFIEMNDNAAGGAPVSLQHLKQVKAFLSEYAIPLVFDTTRIVENALFILEHENEFTGKNVWDVVREMISYADAIIASLAKNFCVDKGGLIGTNDVELYNKIQNFIQEESIGLDVIDKKVIALSFHNRNKIETKVRNRLQSVRTIWRILKQQEIPVVQPALGHCILIDVKQIPEFKLFEYPVASFVSWLYLNTGIRAGAHNVGMQKDTEINNLVRLAIPVGLKQEKIEEIGNRLIKAFKKKINISEILPKDNQSEIFGNIHTNFKLKKYHNTSGEVVSKTLNSETSSINNDTNTSVAESKRKSTQIDSDIKAKETGANQNIHSDKPYQTGDIAIVGIAGRYPKAKNMNEFWNNLTQGKDCVEDIPDVRFGQRLHNKFSEKYRGGFIDDIDKFDSLFFNISPREAEYLDPQERLFLEVAWEAIEDAGYYPETLVDDNASRNIGVYVGAVWTLYQVIGTEEKLQGNFVSPSSHLWGIANRVSYAFNLSGPSLPIDTACSSSLSALYLACEAIYKGECSGAIVGGVNLDVHQSKIDINKSGGALSADGVCRTFGKGANGYVAGEGVGAVYIKPLDKAVKDGDHVYGVIKGIAVNHGGKTSGFMVPSPKSQAKVVTTALENAKIDARSIGYIEAHGTGTELGDPIEISGLTTAFQEYNVDKQECSIGSVKTNIGHLEAAAGIVGLHKVLLQMKYRKLVPSLHSSELNPFIDFENSPFYVEQKIKEWKPKTIEGVQYPLRAGISSFGAGGANAHVIIEEYVTPIEEEKTPSSKYKEYIFPLSARNEDQLQKTATRLCAFLQDDLSAEKLLACKDIAHTLQIGRKSFDHRLVIIAKTKKELVQKLTLFIDGKQDNAMLVGEVKSSQNITRLLNRKEKEEFIKFLSQSGDLSKLAQLWSVGFLADWQGVQNLEAGAKISLPTYPFADKRHWISDISKSSNLSLHSTTALHPLIDSNESTFERQVFKKTFHDKDFFIYDHLVSEIPTLPGVAYLDFARKAGELATGRKVQIIKNILWLSPLTVVDSAPREVCIELKPNGGLVHFEVFSEEENNTKQIYSQGKLIYATHQELTAEPEYIDLEEIRTRCAKVTHGKEAYPLFKSLGLDLGPSFQVLQDIFKNDDEILGELLIPEIRNNDFNDYLLHPSLVDGSFQAGMAAQLGAQTGEMFVPYSIGEVEVLQPLKPKCFSYVKKVDDPGSKVSKVNVFIVDEDGMILVKIRESIGVPLVSVHEKPDQIKEEEEYSKLYYSHEWEKSPLEQEKVLANESGSILLFSPDEKLQKVYKDRYKKDADIILIEPGDRYKKFGNHRYKVNPKNPADFKKLFEALNTNIIKKICFAWPIGDELKDDDEYNEGFIEKSFDNGIYSFLILCQSLIEQKLDNVQLLYLYLGQIDATQPHHEAINGFAKTLQMEHPKLYCRILEIQQSKNSYDKILDIALTELHSDNSNEMTIRYREEERYIRKVKEFSLLQDKDSDTIDSFGLKENGVYIITGGAGGLGLIFAEYLAAQCKARLVLTGRSKLSGERKTKLDKLSEAGAEVMYIPADVSISKDVENLIKETKSKFGEINGIIHSAGVIRDSYIRNKTREEMEAVFAPKVYGTFYLDSVTKDEDLDFFVTFSSLAAVGGNAGQCDYSFANHFMDSFAEKRKFLQEKGERSGVSLSLNWSLWADGGMKLDEQTEIFFKKNLGIKPLSIETGLEAFEKGLHTKKAQFVVLEGVQEKIERAWGIKEKEAPEAGTTDTETSTDSEVQVDQQADKELFTMVRNALSEIVMEMLKLDPEDISYDKILLDLGFDSIGLTTYANRINELYELDITPVLFFEYPSIKEIATFLSREHKNEVQKTHKVSGGASSSDTRKEVSQSTKGKEQQPDTEKGIYSINKGWNASALDPQSQSSGVELSTESRFIDQPIAIVGMSGVMPGSENLEEFWENLENEKNLITVIPEDRWNWEDYDGDPFREKNKTNSKWGGFMSDVDKFDPSFFGISLREAEMMDPQQRIFLETVWKAIEDSGHKVSDLSGTKTGLFVGVATRDYADSLVDNQIPLDGYTASGNSHSVLVNRVSFLLNLRGPSAPLDTACSSSLIAVHRAIESIHTGSSDMAIVGGVQLMLTPAAYISFGMAGMLSGDGKCKTFDKSANGYVRGEGSGAIFLKPLDKAEADRDHIYAVIKATTENHGGKVTMLTAPNPVAQTDLLVEAYEKAHIDPSTVGYIECHGTGTSLGDPIEIQALNKTFSELYKKHDKVPAKTPHCGLSSVKTNIGHLETAAGIAGVLKVLLSLKHKKIPATLHFEELNPYINLKDSPLYIVDKTQNWEVIKDDQNNTLPRRAGVSSFGFGGANSHIVLEEYIQEEDHSQVQSDEPHIIVLSAKTEDRLKTYAQLLYNHVKKHNINLTDLAFTLQVGRDEMDERLALVVLSIEELKEKLSDYLSQKENLEDIFYDRIKQNSAAVIDSTENNDFSENQINKYINDKNYSKLAKAWVMGIEIDWVQFYEQVKPRRISLPTYPFARERYWFNLADSEKLKSEGEFEKLHPLLHYNSSTLSQQCYTSIFSGKEFFAKDYKIQQQDVMPFTACLEMAYVAVKNAMPDLNESTSLELRNTSWVDLLVLKESKEVNISLFENDYKGVDYEIYSTEGEKEIIHCQGEVAMGANQTSTKIDIVQLKTHFATEPLDAEKLYHILKQMDMSYGPSFKGIKNFYKGEDQILALLRLPETIVDDYENYTLHPSMLESSLQLAIGLLTDLDPKLKQPILPVEIGSMKLFSPCQKELYAWVRYSKGSKPEDDIVNIDIDLTDVSGEICIKIKSLSFDNSLHKQSSKNSHKDFEILINAIQNYDLNQTEYTDTEDHTVSFDKLLKDVY; encoded by the coding sequence ATGATAGATAAAGAAATACTATTAGAATCAACAGAGTGTTATCTAAAATCTCTTATATCCGAATTTACTCAAATATCAATCGGAGATAATTGTATATCTACTCCATTTCAGGAGTTAGGAATCGATTCGTTTCGTATTCTACAGATTATCAAGAAATTAGAAGAAGAGTTCGGAACTTTACCAAAGACCTTACTTTTCGAAAATTTCAATATTGGTGATTTAAGCTATTATTTCGTTGATAAATATGAAGAAGTACTAAGAGAGAAATTTAAGAAAGAAAAGAAAGATAGTGATCGAGCTGTACACTCTAATGAAGAATCATTAAATTCTATCGAAAAAACTGCAAAAACAATTGATAATCAGTCTGATATATCTACGAGAAAAACTTCTATTCTTATATTAGAAAAAGAAACTAATAAACATCCAGAATTACTAAAGCTGGTAGAAAAACTATTTAACCAATATAAGAATGAAGGCTCTGCATCAAGAGGCACAAGAAATATAGCTCCTAATCTTTTTATTGGGGCAGAAAAAAAAGGATATTTTAATTATAGTCGTTATAAGGATATCATACTAGTCTATAGTTATACAGGAGCCAAAGATTACCTATCTGTTATTACAGAAGAAATATATCAATACTGTATTAACAATAATTTCGAACTCAATCTTTTCACGGTCGATCAAGTAGAATCGATAGGAGGAGTTTTATTTACAACCACACCTTTTGGCGTTTTGTCAAGGGTAAATATAAAAGATTTCACGCTTCAAGGAAGCAAGATGCGTCGTTTACGATATCAGGTATCAAAGTTTGAAAGAGCAGGAAAATGTAGAACTGAGGAATATCAAAATGGTTCTGACAAAAAGGTAGACAAAAATATTACCAGGATTATAGACGAATGGTGTGCGCCAAGAACAATGGTTAACCCACTCATTCATATAGTTAAAGAAGAAATTCTATCTGGTAACTTAAGTGCAGAACACAGGCTTTTTCTAACCTATCTCGACGATGCCCTGCAGAATGTAATTCTTATCTCAAAATTGTCATCAGAAGAGAATGGATATTTAATGGATTTAGAATTCTACCCAAAGGGGATGCCTCTGGGAGGATTAGAATTTGCAATTGTAGAGATTATCAAAATTTTAAAAACCGAAGAGCATTCTACTTTAAGTTTAGGAGGTACATATGGTTGTAAACTAAACTCTTCATCAAATGCAGATCCAGAATTAGATAAAACACTGGATTATCTACGTGGGCAGAATATTTTTAATGATGAAGGAAATTTGCAATTCAAAAATAAATTCAGACCAGAACATAATACTGTATTTCTCTCCAGACCCGTAGGAAGCAATCCTGATAATGTAACCGATATTATTATGATGATTGCAGATCCGATGAAAATGCAAACTTCAGACGAAGAAAATCATACATTCACCAAATTATATAAGCAAACCGCTACGATAGAACCAAAAACAGGAAAACAGGATACATCAAATGCAAATGGAGAGTTTAATCAGGTAAAAGAAAACCAACAAGAGGAGAAACATACAGTGGTGATTGAAGGAGAAGAGAGATCTGTTATGCTATCAGATTATGGTTATAACCCTTTAAATATTCCAGATGATCAGGTTACATTTGATCTAAAAACCGATTCGTGGGCCCAATTAGAGTTACCAGCTATTCAAAATCAGTTAGGCTTTTTATACACACAGTTGCAACAACCAGTTGATCTGGTCGAGAGTTTAAGAAGTATATTTCCTTTTTCTTATTTTACGTTAACCACTGCGGGCCGTACTGCAGAACGTGCTTTTTGTAAATCATGGCCTAAAAAAGGGAAAGTACTTCAGAACCTGCTTTTTCCTACCATGATTTTTAATCAGATTGAAAATGGATTCAAACCAATAGAGTTACCACATCCAGAGGTATACAAGCTAGATTCTGAAGATCAATATAAAGGAAACCTAAATTGGGAAGCTCTTAAAAAACAAGTAAAAGAAGACACAGAGTCGATAGCTTTTGTTTTTATCGAAATGAATGATAATGCTGCCGGTGGAGCTCCAGTATCCTTACAACATCTCAAACAAGTCAAAGCCTTCCTTTCAGAATACGCTATTCCTCTTGTTTTTGATACTACAAGAATTGTAGAAAATGCGTTATTTATCTTAGAACATGAAAACGAATTTACTGGGAAGAATGTCTGGGATGTAGTACGGGAAATGATCTCTTATGCAGATGCAATAATTGCAAGTCTGGCTAAGAATTTTTGCGTAGATAAAGGAGGATTGATAGGTACCAATGATGTTGAACTTTACAATAAAATTCAAAACTTTATTCAGGAAGAAAGCATTGGGCTAGATGTAATCGATAAAAAAGTTATTGCGTTATCATTTCATAACAGAAATAAGATTGAGACTAAGGTTCGTAATAGATTACAATCTGTACGCACAATCTGGAGGATTTTAAAACAACAAGAAATTCCTGTTGTACAACCCGCATTGGGGCACTGTATATTGATTGATGTTAAACAAATTCCTGAATTTAAATTATTTGAGTACCCAGTGGCATCATTTGTATCCTGGTTATATTTAAATACAGGGATTCGTGCGGGAGCTCATAATGTAGGAATGCAAAAAGATACAGAAATTAATAATCTGGTACGCTTAGCAATACCTGTAGGCTTAAAACAGGAAAAAATAGAGGAAATCGGTAATAGGTTGATTAAAGCCTTTAAGAAAAAAATTAATATTTCTGAGATCTTACCAAAGGATAATCAATCAGAAATATTTGGTAATATACATACCAATTTCAAACTCAAAAAGTATCATAATACTTCTGGAGAAGTAGTTTCAAAAACACTCAATTCTGAAACCTCTTCAATAAATAACGATACTAATACTTCTGTTGCAGAAAGTAAAAGAAAATCTACCCAGATTGATTCAGATATTAAGGCAAAAGAAACAGGGGCGAATCAGAATATACATAGTGATAAGCCATACCAAACCGGTGATATAGCTATCGTTGGGATAGCCGGCCGTTATCCTAAGGCCAAAAACATGAACGAATTCTGGAATAACCTAACTCAAGGAAAAGATTGTGTCGAGGATATACCTGATGTTCGTTTTGGGCAACGCCTTCATAATAAGTTTTCAGAAAAATATCGAGGAGGTTTTATCGATGATATTGATAAATTTGATTCACTTTTTTTTAATATCTCTCCCAGAGAAGCTGAATATCTGGATCCTCAAGAAAGACTTTTTCTTGAAGTGGCCTGGGAAGCAATCGAAGACGCTGGTTATTACCCAGAAACATTAGTAGATGACAATGCTTCCCGAAATATAGGGGTTTATGTAGGAGCTGTGTGGACACTTTATCAGGTAATCGGTACAGAAGAAAAGCTGCAAGGGAATTTTGTTAGCCCCAGTTCACATTTATGGGGTATTGCTAATCGGGTATCGTACGCTTTTAACCTTTCTGGCCCGAGTTTACCTATAGACACAGCTTGTTCCTCAAGTTTAAGTGCATTATATCTAGCTTGTGAAGCAATCTATAAAGGAGAATGCTCTGGTGCCATTGTAGGAGGAGTTAATCTTGACGTGCATCAAAGTAAAATAGACATTAATAAAAGTGGGGGAGCACTTTCGGCAGATGGCGTATGTCGTACCTTTGGTAAAGGTGCTAATGGCTATGTAGCTGGCGAGGGCGTAGGTGCAGTTTATATTAAACCTCTTGATAAAGCAGTAAAAGACGGAGATCATGTGTATGGAGTGATTAAAGGTATTGCCGTTAATCACGGAGGAAAAACAAGTGGATTTATGGTACCTAGCCCTAAATCACAGGCAAAAGTAGTTACTACCGCATTAGAAAATGCTAAGATCGACGCACGAAGCATTGGTTATATCGAAGCACACGGAACAGGAACCGAACTTGGTGATCCTATCGAGATTTCTGGTTTAACTACAGCTTTTCAGGAATATAATGTAGATAAACAAGAATGCTCTATAGGTTCGGTAAAAACCAATATCGGACACCTTGAAGCCGCAGCTGGTATTGTAGGATTACACAAGGTACTCTTGCAAATGAAATATAGAAAACTAGTACCTTCTTTGCATTCTTCTGAGTTAAACCCTTTTATCGATTTTGAAAATTCTCCATTTTATGTCGAGCAAAAGATTAAAGAATGGAAACCTAAGACAATTGAAGGTGTTCAGTACCCGCTTCGAGCTGGTATTAGTTCTTTTGGAGCTGGTGGAGCGAATGCACATGTTATCATTGAAGAATATGTAACTCCGATTGAAGAAGAAAAAACACCATCTTCAAAGTATAAGGAATATATCTTTCCGCTTTCGGCTAGAAATGAAGATCAACTTCAGAAAACAGCAACTCGTTTGTGTGCATTCCTTCAGGATGATTTGTCTGCAGAAAAACTACTTGCTTGTAAAGATATTGCGCATACTTTACAAATAGGAAGAAAATCTTTTGATCATCGCCTGGTTATAATTGCAAAAACGAAGAAAGAACTGGTTCAAAAACTTACTTTATTTATTGATGGTAAGCAAGATAATGCGATGCTTGTCGGAGAGGTAAAAAGTAGCCAAAATATTACACGTTTATTAAACCGTAAAGAAAAAGAAGAATTTATTAAATTCCTGTCACAGAGTGGAGATCTAAGTAAGCTAGCACAACTCTGGAGTGTTGGATTTCTTGCAGATTGGCAAGGAGTACAAAACCTAGAAGCAGGAGCGAAGATTTCTTTACCAACGTATCCTTTTGCAGATAAAAGACACTGGATTTCTGATATTTCAAAATCATCCAACCTTAGCTTGCATTCAACTACTGCTCTTCATCCATTAATCGATTCTAATGAATCAACATTCGAAAGACAGGTTTTCAAAAAAACCTTTCACGATAAGGATTTCTTTATATACGATCACTTGGTATCTGAAATTCCTACTCTACCCGGTGTTGCTTATCTGGATTTTGCACGTAAAGCAGGAGAGTTGGCAACCGGAAGAAAGGTTCAAATAATTAAAAATATTCTCTGGTTAAGTCCACTCACTGTAGTTGATTCGGCCCCCAGAGAGGTGTGTATAGAATTAAAACCTAACGGAGGGTTAGTACATTTTGAAGTATTTAGTGAAGAAGAGAATAATACAAAACAAATATATTCGCAAGGAAAACTTATATATGCAACTCATCAGGAATTAACTGCAGAACCCGAATATATTGATTTAGAAGAGATTCGTACAAGATGTGCAAAAGTTACCCATGGAAAGGAAGCGTATCCACTTTTTAAATCATTAGGACTAGATTTAGGACCTAGTTTTCAAGTGCTTCAGGATATTTTCAAAAACGATGATGAAATATTGGGTGAGCTTCTTATTCCGGAAATCCGAAACAATGATTTTAATGATTACTTGCTCCATCCTTCGCTTGTAGATGGTTCTTTTCAGGCAGGTATGGCAGCACAACTAGGAGCGCAAACAGGTGAAATGTTCGTACCCTATTCAATCGGTGAAGTCGAAGTTTTACAACCGCTGAAACCAAAATGTTTTAGTTATGTCAAAAAAGTAGATGATCCAGGATCAAAGGTTTCCAAAGTGAATGTTTTTATTGTGGATGAGGACGGAATGATACTTGTAAAAATCAGAGAATCTATAGGAGTTCCACTGGTTAGTGTTCACGAAAAACCAGATCAAATTAAAGAAGAAGAGGAATATTCAAAATTATATTACTCTCATGAATGGGAGAAATCTCCTTTAGAACAAGAAAAAGTATTAGCTAATGAATCAGGGTCTATTTTACTTTTTAGCCCAGATGAAAAACTCCAAAAAGTTTATAAGGATCGTTATAAAAAGGATGCAGATATTATACTGATCGAACCTGGAGATAGGTATAAGAAATTTGGAAACCATAGATATAAGGTCAATCCGAAAAATCCAGCAGATTTTAAGAAGCTTTTTGAAGCTTTGAATACAAATATCATCAAAAAAATATGCTTTGCCTGGCCGATAGGTGATGAGTTAAAAGACGATGACGAATATAACGAAGGTTTTATCGAGAAATCTTTTGATAATGGAATTTATTCATTCCTTATTCTCTGCCAATCTTTGATAGAGCAAAAACTAGACAATGTTCAATTATTATATCTGTATTTGGGGCAAATAGATGCTACCCAACCACATCATGAAGCGATAAATGGCTTTGCTAAAACCCTTCAGATGGAGCATCCAAAATTGTATTGCAGGATTCTAGAAATCCAGCAATCAAAGAATTCTTATGATAAAATTCTGGATATAGCTTTAACCGAATTACATTCTGATAATTCTAACGAAATGACTATTCGTTATCGGGAAGAAGAACGTTATATCAGAAAAGTAAAAGAGTTTTCTTTACTTCAGGATAAAGATTCTGACACGATTGATAGTTTTGGGCTAAAAGAAAACGGAGTATATATTATTACTGGTGGTGCAGGAGGATTGGGACTTATATTTGCAGAATATTTAGCAGCTCAATGTAAAGCACGGTTAGTACTTACCGGAAGATCGAAACTCTCAGGTGAACGTAAAACCAAACTAGATAAATTAAGTGAAGCTGGTGCAGAAGTAATGTATATACCAGCAGATGTTTCGATATCTAAAGATGTAGAGAACCTGATTAAGGAGACCAAATCGAAGTTCGGAGAAATTAACGGAATTATTCATAGCGCTGGTGTTATAAGAGATTCATACATAAGGAATAAAACACGTGAAGAAATGGAAGCGGTTTTTGCTCCCAAAGTGTACGGAACGTTTTATTTGGATAGCGTAACCAAAGATGAAGATCTGGACTTTTTTGTAACGTTTTCATCTCTTGCAGCTGTCGGAGGAAATGCAGGGCAGTGTGATTATTCGTTCGCAAATCACTTTATGGATTCCTTTGCAGAGAAACGTAAATTCTTACAGGAAAAAGGAGAAAGATCAGGAGTGTCATTAAGCCTTAATTGGTCTTTATGGGCAGATGGTGGAATGAAGTTGGATGAACAAACTGAAATTTTCTTTAAAAAGAATCTGGGGATAAAACCTTTAAGTATCGAAACTGGCCTGGAAGCATTTGAAAAAGGCCTTCATACCAAAAAAGCACAATTTGTTGTATTAGAAGGAGTACAGGAAAAAATAGAACGAGCCTGGGGTATTAAGGAGAAGGAAGCTCCAGAAGCTGGAACAACAGACACCGAAACTTCAACAGACTCCGAAGTACAGGTAGATCAACAAGCAGATAAAGAATTATTTACAATGGTTCGTAATGCATTATCCGAAATTGTTATGGAGATGTTGAAACTGGATCCGGAAGATATTTCGTATGATAAGATATTATTGGATTTAGGGTTTGATTCTATAGGTTTGACAACTTATGCAAACAGGATCAACGAACTTTATGAATTGGATATCACTCCGGTACTCTTTTTTGAATATCCATCAATTAAAGAAATAGCAACATTCCTCTCCAGAGAACATAAGAATGAAGTACAGAAAACTCATAAAGTTTCAGGAGGTGCTTCTTCCTCTGATACCAGGAAAGAAGTTAGTCAATCGACAAAAGGAAAAGAGCAACAACCAGATACGGAAAAAGGCATATATAGTATCAATAAAGGGTGGAATGCAAGTGCATTGGATCCACAATCTCAATCTTCAGGAGTAGAACTATCTACAGAAAGCCGTTTTATAGATCAACCGATTGCTATAGTGGGTATGAGTGGAGTTATGCCAGGGTCGGAAAACCTGGAAGAATTCTGGGAAAACCTAGAGAATGAAAAAAACTTAATCACTGTGATTCCTGAAGATCGATGGAATTGGGAGGATTACGATGGAGACCCCTTTAGAGAGAAAAATAAAACCAATTCTAAATGGGGAGGTTTTATGAGTGACGTAGATAAATTCGATCCTTCATTTTTCGGTATTTCTCTTAGAGAAGCCGAAATGATGGATCCGCAACAGCGAATATTTTTAGAAACAGTATGGAAAGCTATTGAGGATTCGGGACATAAAGTTTCTGATCTATCGGGTACCAAAACTGGACTATTTGTTGGAGTAGCAACAAGAGATTATGCCGATTCACTAGTAGATAATCAAATTCCGCTTGACGGATATACTGCCTCAGGAAACTCGCATTCTGTATTGGTTAACCGGGTTTCCTTCCTGTTAAATCTTCGAGGACCAAGTGCTCCGCTGGATACAGCGTGTTCCAGTTCTTTGATTGCAGTTCATAGAGCAATAGAATCAATACATACTGGGAGTTCTGATATGGCTATAGTTGGGGGAGTACAGTTAATGCTTACACCCGCAGCTTATATATCATTTGGAATGGCAGGTATGTTAAGCGGCGATGGTAAGTGCAAAACCTTTGACAAGAGTGCAAATGGATATGTAAGAGGAGAAGGCTCAGGAGCTATATTTCTTAAGCCTCTGGATAAGGCAGAAGCCGATAGAGATCATATTTATGCCGTTATTAAAGCAACTACCGAAAATCACGGAGGGAAGGTTACCATGCTTACAGCACCTAATCCTGTAGCCCAAACTGATTTGCTTGTCGAAGCTTATGAAAAGGCTCATATTGACCCCTCGACAGTTGGATATATCGAATGCCACGGTACAGGTACCAGTTTGGGAGACCCTATTGAAATTCAGGCGTTGAATAAAACATTTTCAGAATTATATAAAAAACATGATAAAGTTCCTGCAAAAACTCCCCACTGTGGTTTGTCTTCGGTAAAAACTAATATCGGCCACCTGGAGACGGCAGCCGGAATAGCAGGAGTACTGAAAGTACTACTATCTCTTAAACATAAAAAAATACCAGCAACGCTTCACTTTGAAGAACTTAATCCATATATCAATCTTAAAGATAGCCCACTCTACATTGTAGATAAAACACAAAATTGGGAGGTTATAAAGGATGATCAGAATAACACTCTACCAAGAAGAGCGGGAGTAAGCTCGTTTGGTTTTGGAGGCGCAAATTCACATATCGTTTTAGAAGAATATATTCAGGAAGAAGACCATTCACAAGTTCAATCTGATGAACCACATATCATTGTACTTTCAGCAAAAACTGAAGATCGACTTAAAACATATGCTCAATTATTATATAACCACGTAAAAAAACATAATATTAATCTTACTGATCTTGCTTTTACACTTCAGGTAGGAAGAGATGAGATGGATGAACGATTGGCACTGGTAGTACTTTCGATTGAAGAACTGAAAGAAAAACTTTCAGACTACCTAAGTCAAAAAGAAAATCTAGAAGATATTTTCTATGATAGAATTAAACAAAATAGTGCAGCTGTAATAGACTCCACAGAAAATAATGACTTCTCAGAGAACCAGATAAATAAGTATATTAATGATAAGAATTATTCTAAGCTAGCCAAAGCTTGGGTAATGGGTATTGAGATAGACTGGGTACAATTTTATGAACAAGTAAAGCCAAGACGTATTAGTTTGCCAACATATCCTTTTGCTCGTGAAAGATACTGGTTTAATTTGGCCGATAGTGAAAAATTGAAATCTGAAGGAGAATTTGAAAAACTTCATCCGTTGTTACATTATAACTCCTCTACACTAAGTCAGCAATGTTATACTTCTATTTTTAGTGGTAAAGAATTTTTTGCAAAAGATTATAAGATACAACAGCAAGATGTAATGCCTTTTACTGCTTGTTTAGAAATGGCATATGTAGCAGTAAAAAATGCAATGCCAGATCTTAATGAATCTACATCTCTGGAATTACGAAATACTTCTTGGGTAGACCTGCTTGTACTTAAAGAAAGTAAAGAAGTCAATATATCTCTTTTTGAAAATGATTATAAAGGAGTTGACTATGAAATTTATAGTACAGAAGGAGAAAAAGAAATAATTCATTGCCAGGGAGAAGTTGCCATGGGAGCAAATCAAACTTCAACAAAGATTGACATAGTACAACTTAAAACTCATTTTGCAACAGAACCATTGGATGCAGAAAAACTTTATCACATTTTAAAGCAAATGGATATGAGTTATGGTCCTTCTTTTAAAGGAATAAAAAACTTTTATAAAGGAGAAGATCAGATCCTTGCTCTATTAAGGTTACCAGAAACTATAGTAGACGATTATGAAAACTATACTCTTCATCCGAGTATGCTAGAGAGTTCGTTGCAATTGGCAATCGGTTTATTAACCGATCTGGATCCGAAATTAAAGCAACCCATATTACCTGTTGAAATAGGATCTATGAAGTTATTTTCTCCTTGCCAAAAAGAATTATATGCCTGGGTGCGATACTCAAAAGGAAGTAAACCAGAAGATGATATAGTGAATATAGATATTGACCTCACGGATGTATCAGGAGAGATATGTATTAAAATAAAGTCTTTGTCATTCGATAACTCCTTACATAAGCAGTCTAGTAAAAATTCACATAAGGATTTTGAAATATTAATAAATGCCATACAGAATTATGATTTAAACCAAACAGAATATACTGATACAGAAGATCACACTGTAAGTTTTGATAAATTATTAAAGGATGTATACTAA